In Paenibacillus hexagrammi, the following are encoded in one genomic region:
- a CDS encoding extracellular solute-binding protein: protein MGGGQKDKRFYFRIWSSAALLCLAAAVMVSDRLGSDESDNATTRSTPRGELAAPAPSASGFPLTVTPITLHMAGMKTAVLGDWNDMLVFREYEKMTNVKVEFNAIPEELYEDRLKMMLTGSDLPDAFMKGALEPVDVAEYGANGTLIPLEDLIDRYAPNLKKLLHDYPEVRAAAYSADGHIYSIPSIVTLSSALSDKHWINKAWLEKSGLPAPVTTDQLRDVLRAFKNQDMNGNGIADDEIPMTGEDIQQIIDNFSGAFGLQLQMGYALNIEDGHVRIWLTSDRYKLLLQYLAGLYAEGLLDKDIFDSNYKVFFPKITPDRVGVFHNQTDDIFSGYYKHFMALPPWKGPLGDQLKNQRPMARDFGAFAITSANPFPEITMRWIDYFYGKEGSFFFRMGIEGKTYLKQPDGSYTYTDEIKSHPRGLALAAGQYFIWPGRGAPHWN, encoded by the coding sequence ATGGGCGGCGGCCAAAAAGATAAACGGTTTTACTTTCGGATATGGAGCAGTGCTGCCTTATTGTGTCTGGCTGCAGCGGTTATGGTGTCCGACAGGCTGGGCAGCGACGAATCTGACAATGCCACCACCCGATCTACGCCCAGAGGAGAGCTCGCCGCTCCAGCTCCGTCAGCATCGGGATTTCCGCTTACGGTAACGCCGATCACCCTGCATATGGCAGGGATGAAAACGGCGGTGCTGGGTGATTGGAACGATATGCTAGTGTTCCGCGAATATGAGAAGATGACCAATGTCAAAGTAGAATTTAACGCAATTCCAGAGGAGCTGTATGAGGATCGCCTGAAAATGATGCTGACAGGGAGCGATCTGCCGGATGCTTTTATGAAAGGAGCGCTGGAGCCCGTCGACGTGGCTGAGTATGGCGCCAATGGAACCCTGATCCCTTTGGAGGATTTAATTGATCGATACGCACCTAATCTGAAGAAGCTGCTTCATGATTACCCGGAGGTTCGTGCGGCTGCTTACAGCGCGGACGGTCATATCTACTCGATTCCCTCCATCGTAACGCTGAGTTCCGCCTTAAGCGATAAGCATTGGATCAATAAGGCTTGGCTGGAGAAAAGTGGGCTGCCGGCTCCGGTAACGACGGACCAGCTGCGTGATGTGCTGAGGGCTTTTAAGAACCAGGATATGAACGGGAACGGGATTGCTGATGATGAAATTCCGATGACGGGGGAGGATATTCAGCAAATTATTGATAATTTTTCTGGTGCGTTTGGACTGCAGCTTCAGATGGGCTATGCGCTTAATATTGAAGACGGGCATGTTCGAATCTGGCTGACGAGCGATCGATACAAGCTGCTGCTGCAGTACCTCGCCGGTCTGTACGCGGAGGGCCTCCTGGATAAGGACATTTTCGATAGCAACTATAAGGTGTTTTTTCCGAAAATAACGCCGGATCGGGTCGGTGTGTTTCACAACCAGACGGATGACATCTTCTCCGGCTACTACAAGCATTTTATGGCGCTTCCGCCATGGAAGGGCCCCTTAGGCGATCAATTGAAAAATCAGCGTCCGATGGCGAGGGACTTTGGCGCTTTTGCTATAACAAGTGCGAATCCATTTCCGGAAATTACGATGCGGTGGATCGATTATTTTTACGGGAAAGAGGGCTCATTCTTTTTTCGAATGGGGATCGAAGGGAAGACGTACTTGAAGCAGCCGGATGGCTCCTACACGTATACGGATGAGATTAAGTCGCATCCCCGCGGACTGGCGCTGGCGGCCGGTCAATATTTTATTTGGCCCGGACGCGGGGCGCCGCATTGGAATTAA
- a CDS encoding cache domain-containing sensor histidine kinase, producing MNDWTRLFRRSLHVKLTAASIAVMLLSIVIIVGFGYNSVHVILKENMSRYMEENINKANENFDMIVQDADRMNAIISMNESLVMNGLERESFIPDMDWFNSTKQINTSLDSLFSMKENLYIGISVLGNNGQLYKAGSPRVNGETFHEPWVSQVMKSQSSVLLKRETGAYGLSESDNYVLTVARAIRRYGEIKGIVLTDIDYNVLKDIYSLKDKPEAEFLLLDENRKVVFDSAEPSSSKDEPEHSDQETMVVESTSPISHWTARAVISNEVLLKEFYKFTREMFIVVITIVLVCLLLLTIVIRKITRNIKELRNAMEAVKRGNLAATPHIQSPDEIGQLSRMFVSMMNQVQRLLDDISRKEHEKREAELQALHSQINPHFLCNTLNTIRFLAQLQNITNISEVSASLIRLLRITIDNKERYITMEDELTHVKSYLTIQRYKYMDKISTEFYVQDEVLACKTIKMIVQPLVENAIIHGIEPSGRDGVITIKVYADEGQVIVKVTDNGLGMTHEQIEQIMHGKPKLSGSRFSGIGIPNIQQRLNMFYGDAGRVRVYSQPGMFTSVEVAWPAHV from the coding sequence ATGAATGACTGGACCCGATTATTCAGACGAAGCCTGCATGTCAAGCTGACGGCGGCGAGCATCGCGGTGATGCTGCTGAGCATTGTGATTATTGTCGGCTTCGGGTATAACAGCGTCCACGTGATACTGAAGGAGAATATGTCACGTTATATGGAAGAGAACATCAACAAAGCGAATGAAAACTTTGATATGATCGTGCAGGACGCGGATCGTATGAATGCCATCATTTCCATGAATGAATCGCTGGTTATGAACGGACTGGAGAGAGAATCATTTATACCCGATATGGATTGGTTCAACAGTACCAAGCAAATCAATACGTCTCTCGATTCCCTCTTTAGTATGAAGGAAAATCTCTATATCGGCATTTCCGTACTGGGCAATAACGGTCAGCTGTACAAGGCGGGATCTCCCAGGGTAAATGGGGAAACCTTCCATGAGCCATGGGTCAGCCAAGTGATGAAATCCCAGAGCAGTGTCCTGCTCAAACGAGAGACCGGGGCATACGGCTTGTCGGAATCGGACAATTATGTGCTTACCGTAGCTCGGGCCATCAGGCGGTATGGTGAAATCAAGGGGATTGTATTGACGGATATCGATTACAATGTCTTGAAGGATATTTATAGTCTGAAGGACAAGCCGGAAGCGGAGTTTCTGCTGCTTGATGAGAACCGGAAGGTCGTCTTCGATTCCGCTGAACCTTCTTCGTCAAAAGACGAGCCTGAACACTCGGACCAGGAGACAATGGTTGTGGAAAGCACCTCCCCCATCTCTCACTGGACAGCCAGAGCAGTCATTTCAAACGAGGTGCTGTTGAAAGAATTTTATAAATTTACGCGTGAAATGTTTATCGTCGTGATTACGATCGTATTGGTTTGCTTGCTGCTGCTGACGATTGTCATTCGTAAGATTACCCGCAATATTAAGGAGCTTCGAAACGCGATGGAAGCGGTAAAAAGAGGAAACCTTGCTGCTACGCCGCACATTCAATCTCCCGATGAAATCGGACAGCTCAGCAGGATGTTTGTATCCATGATGAATCAGGTGCAGAGGCTCTTGGATGACATCAGCCGGAAAGAGCACGAGAAGCGGGAGGCTGAGTTGCAGGCGCTTCATTCCCAGATTAATCCTCATTTTTTGTGCAACACACTAAACACGATTCGATTCCTGGCACAGCTTCAGAATATAACCAATATCAGTGAGGTATCGGCTTCGCTTATCCGTCTCTTGCGGATCACCATTGATAACAAGGAACGGTACATCACGATGGAAGATGAGCTGACTCATGTCAAAAGCTATCTAACCATCCAACGCTATAAATATATGGACAAAATATCGACGGAATTTTATGTGCAAGACGAGGTGCTTGCTTGTAAGACGATTAAAATGATTGTGCAGCCGCTCGTTGAAAACGCTATCATTCATGGAATTGAGCCTTCGGGCCGTGACGGTGTCATCACCATTAAAGTGTATGCGGACGAGGGGCAAGTGATCGTGAAGGTAACGGACAATGGATTAGGTATGACGCATGAACAGATCGAGCAAATCATGCATGGGAAGCCTAAGCTGTCGGGTTCCAGATTCAGCGGTATTGGAATTCCGAATATTCAGCAGCGCCTGAACATGTTTTACGGGGATGCCGGGCGCGTCCGCGTGTACAGTCAGCCGGGGATGTTTACCTCGGTAGAGGTGGCATGGCCTGCACATGTATGA
- a CDS encoding carbohydrate ABC transporter permease, whose translation MNDKRIKYMLNAAGLLICALWLVPLVWMVITAFKPDTAQAAPFLIPSVTLDNFKDVLHHPQANVGLWILNSTVVAVLTTAGVLILCTLAAFAFSRLQFAGKTLWFILIMAGLMIPREATLIPLYILFKDMNLLNTYFSIIAPSLAAPFGLIIMKQFFDGLPEQLFEAAKLDGCGLFRTLFVIAIPLTKPALASLGIFIFLAGWNDFLWPFLSVTDPKMVTIPIGLPVFRSQYLTGQGLTMAASALLSAPIIIVFIWFQKYIVKGIAMTGIKG comes from the coding sequence GTGAACGATAAACGGATCAAATACATGTTAAATGCGGCAGGGCTCCTTATCTGTGCGCTGTGGCTCGTGCCGCTTGTCTGGATGGTGATCACGGCTTTTAAGCCGGATACGGCACAAGCAGCGCCATTCCTTATTCCTTCAGTAACGTTGGATAACTTCAAGGATGTCCTGCATCATCCGCAAGCGAACGTCGGATTATGGATCTTGAACAGCACGGTCGTTGCCGTATTGACGACAGCTGGTGTACTGATTTTATGCACCTTGGCTGCATTTGCATTCTCCAGATTGCAATTCGCGGGAAAAACGCTCTGGTTTATCCTCATCATGGCAGGGCTTATGATTCCACGTGAGGCTACACTTATTCCGTTGTACATTCTTTTTAAAGACATGAATTTATTGAATACGTATTTCTCCATCATCGCACCTTCCTTGGCGGCCCCTTTTGGGCTGATCATTATGAAGCAATTTTTTGACGGACTGCCGGAGCAGCTGTTCGAAGCGGCAAAGCTGGATGGCTGCGGGTTGTTCCGAACGTTATTTGTCATAGCGATTCCTTTGACCAAGCCTGCACTCGCTTCACTAGGGATTTTCATCTTCCTTGCCGGCTGGAACGACTTCCTATGGCCGTTCCTATCGGTGACGGATCCCAAGATGGTGACGATTCCGATCGGGCTTCCGGTATTCAGGTCGCAATATTTGACAGGTCAGGGACTCACGATGGCAGCAAGCGCACTTCTTTCCGCACCTATTATTATCGTCTTTATTTGGTTCCAGAAGTACATTGTCAAAGGCATTGCGATGACCGGAATTAAAGGATAA
- a CDS encoding heparinase II/III domain-containing protein has protein sequence MNSYSTSFTNSRPFACYDADQLAEIRSRFYKQSELLHEYERQLLLSNTFAHEELSLPMQQRGAFRTDPFVFQTPENAGYMKFAVHIQGKGEAWIKQLQLTHSERGIPVPLINGSFEDELHGWSVTAQSSSSSFRLEPSELPRLGQRMYVKNLSADDEVLLSYNHSIPVRAQQCYSLQTILRMDDPLSDGVYVKVCFLDMEGRPIEVEYTSPSFNRRTPTLWASLLETAGADANVYMVTEDLEYADRAKRKLLYMLPDMCQGMDIFKATGWHIDDNYGAVHIGRGIAVLSVIYDQIADSGVILPEEDKVIKSLFRYIAGMMMDTAYYRYDLEQFPDEKGGKRSNWNADRATGIGIYALVFPEEELAETYLEHACSVVDWQLEHVVDQDGAWPENIRYHGAVLHRYFLFFALLQRLRGIDYFSRDKVKRMYRFLIGTVTPKDLVQGGVGSSPTLLSPAVGDSTVHDQWFRLFSYAAPFYAETDPQLSREMMWAWKHGGGVLRDTGAHPCALLALLYPQSELPQEAPALTSVHYPGIGYVIFRQHFGQWGRENYSIFETSPLTYHAHHDEGHFSIWANGTPLTLDPGTGGYYNGDRHWYVNGHAHNVVQFLDETGHIQNGPLKSMCEEIYFSDPLDYVRSFIPDVHTEVYRRHFAYVKAGADVYVVWDHIRSQNCSVWNLHTMSSSSEIERNRVTARCLNEMNLEVTFLQPDRFSVTRDYGAVSGDYPLAVQEHLQISGDSGSGYLTLLYPKTNNSSGIIAHRLPIDPELTEGLQMYKVLREEQILFYLLVNGTDQSYTFSFQANAALWNPLSKASHPPDHSGQCHAQVDGGRLAILMEAVFRFAKPSDSEK, from the coding sequence TTGAATAGCTACTCTACTTCGTTTACAAACAGTCGACCCTTCGCCTGCTATGATGCAGATCAGCTCGCGGAAATTCGCAGCCGGTTTTACAAGCAATCCGAACTGCTGCATGAATATGAGCGCCAGTTACTATTATCTAACACCTTTGCCCACGAAGAGTTGTCATTGCCTATGCAGCAGCGTGGCGCTTTCCGAACGGATCCCTTCGTGTTTCAAACACCAGAGAATGCCGGATACATGAAGTTCGCGGTCCACATTCAAGGCAAAGGCGAAGCCTGGATCAAACAACTGCAGCTTACCCATTCGGAAAGAGGAATACCTGTCCCGCTGATTAACGGCAGCTTTGAGGATGAATTACACGGCTGGTCAGTTACAGCACAATCCTCTTCAAGTTCGTTCCGTCTTGAACCATCCGAGCTCCCCAGACTCGGGCAGCGCATGTACGTGAAGAACCTGTCGGCTGACGATGAGGTGCTCTTGAGCTACAACCATTCCATTCCGGTTCGCGCCCAACAATGTTACAGTCTTCAAACGATTCTTCGAATGGACGATCCTTTATCGGACGGCGTGTACGTCAAAGTCTGTTTTCTGGACATGGAAGGGCGGCCTATAGAAGTGGAATACACGTCACCATCCTTTAACCGCAGGACGCCGACCCTTTGGGCTTCCCTACTGGAGACTGCCGGAGCTGATGCCAACGTATATATGGTAACTGAAGATTTGGAGTACGCAGATCGAGCCAAGCGGAAACTTCTGTACATGCTGCCGGATATGTGCCAAGGCATGGATATTTTCAAGGCAACCGGTTGGCATATAGATGATAATTATGGGGCTGTTCATATCGGACGGGGCATAGCCGTCCTCTCCGTTATTTACGACCAAATTGCGGATTCCGGCGTCATTCTTCCGGAGGAGGACAAGGTTATCAAGTCGCTCTTCCGTTACATAGCCGGAATGATGATGGATACCGCCTATTACCGGTACGATTTGGAGCAGTTTCCGGATGAGAAAGGGGGAAAACGGAGCAACTGGAATGCCGACCGCGCCACTGGAATCGGGATTTATGCCCTAGTCTTTCCAGAAGAGGAGCTGGCGGAGACTTACCTAGAGCATGCTTGCTCCGTCGTGGACTGGCAGCTGGAGCATGTGGTAGATCAAGACGGCGCTTGGCCGGAAAATATTCGTTACCACGGTGCGGTGCTGCACCGGTACTTTTTATTTTTCGCTCTTTTGCAACGCTTGAGGGGGATCGACTATTTTTCACGCGATAAAGTAAAACGAATGTACCGGTTCTTAATCGGCACTGTGACCCCAAAGGATCTAGTACAAGGCGGCGTGGGCTCTTCACCTACACTTTTGTCTCCGGCTGTCGGCGATTCAACGGTACACGACCAATGGTTCCGATTGTTCTCCTATGCGGCGCCTTTCTATGCGGAAACGGATCCGCAGCTTAGCCGGGAGATGATGTGGGCCTGGAAACATGGAGGCGGCGTGCTTCGGGATACTGGCGCGCATCCCTGCGCCCTGCTGGCCCTGCTCTACCCTCAGTCCGAGCTTCCTCAAGAAGCTCCTGCTCTCACATCCGTTCATTACCCTGGGATTGGATATGTTATCTTCAGGCAGCATTTTGGCCAATGGGGGCGGGAAAATTATTCGATTTTCGAAACTTCACCGCTTACCTATCATGCCCACCATGACGAAGGCCACTTCTCCATATGGGCGAATGGGACCCCTCTAACCTTGGACCCCGGAACCGGAGGGTATTACAATGGAGACCGTCACTGGTACGTAAACGGTCATGCGCATAATGTTGTTCAATTTCTAGATGAAACAGGTCATATACAAAACGGACCGTTAAAGAGCATGTGTGAGGAAATTTACTTCTCTGACCCATTGGATTATGTCCGAAGCTTTATTCCCGATGTGCACACCGAAGTCTATCGCCGCCATTTTGCCTACGTCAAAGCCGGTGCTGACGTGTATGTGGTTTGGGATCATATCCGCAGTCAGAATTGCAGCGTTTGGAATTTGCATACCATGAGCTCATCCTCTGAAATTGAGCGGAATCGGGTCACGGCTCGCTGCCTGAATGAAATGAATCTGGAGGTAACCTTCCTGCAGCCGGACAGGTTCTCTGTAACAAGAGACTATGGAGCAGTATCCGGAGACTATCCTTTAGCTGTTCAAGAGCATCTCCAAATCAGCGGCGATAGCGGTAGCGGCTATTTGACCTTACTCTACCCGAAAACAAATAACTCTTCCGGCATTATCGCTCATCGTCTGCCGATTGATCCCGAATTGACCGAAGGGCTTCAAATGTACAAGGTACTTCGGGAGGAACAAATTCTGTTCTACCTGTTAGTAAACGGGACGGACCAATCGTATACGTTCTCATTTCAAGCGAATGCAGCGCTCTGGAATCCCTTAAGCAAAGCGTCCCATCCTCCGGATCACAGCGGGCAATGCCACGCTCAAGTAGATGGCGGCAGGCTGGCCATTCTTATGGAAGCGGTGTTTCGATTTGCAAAACCGTCAGATTCTGAAAAATAA
- a CDS encoding response regulator, translating to MYKVLIVDDEYLVRNYVSSLLDWEQLGFSICGEAGNGQEALKQIAKLAPDLVIMDIHMPVMDGVELSEQIAKQYPHIHMYALSGYDDYPYVRETLRNGAMDYLLKDSLDKPFLHKLIEQARGRLELDSKERTERQSEKFRVEKLKELAFEKILRELLIGNEAYDSAQVHGLGVPLSEVCQGGYVAAVMQISRYSAEHGGKTDAEKDQVIRSIQMLCKQALESTEQPLTYLMCYMEEGRFGFVLPFHGMNSEAALQQVLSQQTGKISYMLNQYLNAQVVWGFSSKSHQMEKLSHCYREALRATSVSMSPGTDELTTKVNTLSIRQELELLKALEGNDSGRTAEVIEEVFAPIPRAADHTSLQLLVNDLMMIAVKVSSEKSLDTQKIYEAQTLTSMSKQHGDAVGDVKQSIHFVFKTLIEELVQRTAPEGCSEHCKRAIEYIQLNYHKELTLTDLAEMLGLSPAYFSRVFRKETGFGFIEYLNKLRIDKAKQRMRNGDHHVKRISQEVGFNSYSHFFKLFKEMTGSTPAGFLGERGEGGDN from the coding sequence ATGTATAAAGTATTGATTGTTGACGACGAATATTTGGTTCGAAACTATGTAAGCTCGCTGCTGGATTGGGAACAGCTTGGGTTTTCGATCTGCGGCGAAGCGGGGAACGGTCAAGAAGCGCTCAAGCAGATTGCCAAGCTTGCGCCGGATCTGGTCATCATGGATATCCATATGCCTGTTATGGACGGGGTCGAGCTGTCGGAGCAGATCGCCAAGCAGTATCCCCACATTCATATGTACGCTTTAAGCGGCTACGATGACTACCCGTATGTCAGGGAAACTTTGAGGAATGGCGCGATGGACTATTTGTTGAAGGACAGCTTGGATAAGCCGTTTTTGCACAAGCTGATTGAGCAGGCAAGAGGCAGGCTGGAGCTGGACTCCAAAGAGCGAACGGAGCGGCAAAGCGAGAAGTTTCGTGTTGAGAAACTGAAGGAACTCGCGTTCGAGAAAATCTTAAGAGAGCTGCTGATCGGAAACGAAGCTTACGATTCTGCACAGGTACACGGTCTTGGTGTACCTCTAAGCGAGGTATGCCAAGGAGGCTATGTCGCAGCTGTGATGCAAATCAGCCGATACTCCGCAGAGCACGGCGGGAAAACGGATGCAGAGAAGGATCAAGTCATCCGCTCTATCCAAATGCTGTGCAAGCAGGCTCTGGAGAGCACGGAGCAACCGCTGACTTATCTCATGTGCTATATGGAAGAAGGCAGGTTTGGATTCGTACTCCCTTTTCACGGTATGAACAGCGAAGCTGCCCTTCAGCAAGTGCTGAGTCAACAGACCGGAAAAATTTCTTATATGCTGAATCAATATTTGAATGCCCAGGTTGTCTGGGGCTTTAGCAGTAAAAGCCATCAAATGGAGAAGCTGAGCCATTGCTACAGAGAGGCGCTTCGAGCGACGAGCGTGAGCATGAGTCCGGGTACAGATGAGCTTACAACCAAAGTAAATACCTTATCTATCAGGCAGGAGCTTGAATTACTGAAGGCACTCGAAGGTAATGATTCCGGGCGTACGGCGGAGGTCATTGAGGAGGTATTCGCTCCGATACCACGAGCGGCTGATCATACCTCTTTGCAGCTGTTAGTGAACGATCTGATGATGATTGCCGTTAAGGTCTCTTCGGAGAAAAGTCTGGATACTCAAAAGATTTACGAGGCACAAACGTTAACATCGATGAGCAAGCAGCACGGAGACGCGGTAGGCGATGTCAAACAATCGATCCACTTTGTATTCAAGACGCTCATTGAGGAATTAGTTCAGCGCACGGCACCTGAGGGCTGCTCGGAGCATTGCAAAAGAGCCATCGAATACATCCAACTGAACTATCATAAGGAGCTCACTCTTACGGATCTCGCTGAAATGCTGGGGCTAAGCCCCGCTTATTTCAGCCGGGTATTTCGCAAGGAAACGGGGTTCGGTTTCATCGAGTACTTAAATAAGCTTAGAATCGATAAGGCGAAGCAGCGGATGAGGAATGGGGATCATCATGTGAAACGGATTAGCCAAGAAGTCGGGTTCAACAGCTATAGTCACTTTTTTAAATTATTCAAGGAAATGACTGGATCCACGCCGGCGGGCTTCTTGGGTGAGCGTGGCGAGGGAGGCGACAATTAA
- a CDS encoding carbohydrate ABC transporter permease — MEISNSQAVSMEISRGRRMKRARLNRNVAAYVLLTPFLLFYLVFTFYPLVQGFVISFFKWNITGNKVFIGLSNYKELFGEGLFWESLWHTLMYVLVSTPIFMAGAFVLALIIDYKFILGRSFLRSVFFLPNVLTVSITAVLWLNMLQPYTGLVNTALHAVGIQHEVFWLADANKVWLSIIWVTFWWNTGYYMILYLAGMQDIPEEHYEAAQIDGASWLQTIRYITMPSLKHIHILVLFLQVVASFKIFGQVFLITEGGPGGASRTFIQYIYEVGFQRFFIGKASAASFVLFAIIMLVSLLQLKIMSKSKD, encoded by the coding sequence ATGGAGATTTCTAACAGCCAAGCCGTTTCGATGGAGATTAGCAGGGGAAGACGAATGAAGCGGGCCAGGTTGAACAGGAATGTGGCTGCTTATGTACTATTAACTCCATTTTTGCTCTTTTATTTAGTCTTTACGTTCTATCCCTTAGTTCAAGGCTTTGTGATCAGCTTTTTCAAGTGGAATATTACAGGCAATAAAGTGTTCATCGGTTTGAGCAACTACAAGGAGCTGTTCGGCGAGGGACTGTTCTGGGAGTCGCTGTGGCATACGCTGATGTACGTGTTAGTGTCGACACCGATTTTTATGGCTGGCGCTTTTGTACTAGCTTTAATTATTGACTACAAGTTCATTCTCGGCCGATCATTCCTGAGATCCGTGTTTTTCCTGCCTAATGTGCTTACGGTGTCCATCACAGCCGTGCTCTGGCTGAACATGCTTCAACCGTATACAGGCTTGGTCAACACAGCCCTGCACGCCGTTGGCATTCAACATGAGGTATTTTGGCTGGCCGATGCTAATAAAGTATGGCTTTCGATCATTTGGGTTACCTTTTGGTGGAATACCGGGTATTATATGATCTTGTATTTGGCGGGGATGCAGGATATCCCCGAGGAGCACTACGAGGCGGCCCAGATTGACGGGGCTAGCTGGCTGCAGACCATTCGATACATCACGATGCCGTCACTCAAGCATATTCATATTCTTGTACTGTTCTTGCAGGTAGTGGCCTCCTTTAAAATTTTCGGTCAGGTGTTCCTGATCACCGAGGGAGGGCCGGGCGGCGCAAGCCGAACCTTTATCCAGTACATCTACGAGGTTGGCTTTCAACGGTTCTTCATCGGGAAAGCGTCCGCTGCTTCCTTCGTACTGTTTGCCATCATTATGCTTGTTTCTTTGCTGCAATTAAAAATCATGAGTAAATCTAAGGATTAG
- a CDS encoding ABC transporter substrate-binding protein: protein MKSRFRKLTTLTLSTVLSFSVLAGCGSSEQSAATPAETKEGTNPQAPVELTFWTMWDGGDVAVAKSIFDEYNQEHPNVKISFQQQDFNQYYTKLKTSILGGTGPDFAVSHVGGFITGMQADGNLLPLDEAAAKYKVDLQFDKYTPSVMETGKVGGKYYTVPLDNLVRVLMYNKKLLKDTSLLDSNGNLKLDKGYDAFMKALQEAKEKNNNTPPLSLTMRPPQIVLGWMTLYYQMGGKTFIDLASKKANFDEQIALKALNAYKEIYDKYVPPKIAPPADFDLFKSGKIPFYIDGAWMVSSSAQALGPDFGVAQFPQLFEQDAHVVTNHGFILPVKKNRTDAQTKAVLEFIKWWADNNWKWSQAGHLPGYEPTRDTEGFKKLEYQKFYQDTTKGAVPIPVIPNANLHQAPEVTGPIQKAMLGDLSTQEAIQQVKKNLDELLPKLAN, encoded by the coding sequence ATGAAATCAAGGTTTCGAAAGCTAACCACGCTGACGTTAAGCACCGTACTTAGCTTCAGTGTACTGGCTGGCTGCGGAAGCAGCGAACAATCTGCGGCAACGCCAGCAGAGACGAAGGAAGGAACGAATCCACAGGCACCGGTGGAGTTAACCTTCTGGACCATGTGGGACGGCGGCGATGTGGCGGTAGCGAAGAGTATTTTCGACGAATACAACCAAGAGCATCCCAATGTCAAAATTTCATTTCAACAGCAGGATTTCAATCAATATTACACCAAACTGAAAACTTCGATCTTAGGCGGAACGGGTCCTGACTTCGCCGTTTCCCACGTAGGCGGCTTTATTACAGGTATGCAGGCTGACGGCAATCTGCTTCCACTGGATGAAGCGGCTGCGAAGTATAAGGTGGACCTTCAGTTTGACAAATATACGCCGTCTGTGATGGAGACAGGGAAAGTGGGCGGTAAGTACTACACGGTTCCCTTAGACAATCTTGTAAGGGTTCTCATGTATAACAAGAAGCTCCTAAAGGATACGTCTCTGTTAGACAGTAACGGCAATTTGAAGCTGGATAAGGGCTACGACGCATTTATGAAAGCGCTTCAAGAGGCGAAGGAAAAGAACAACAATACGCCTCCATTGTCGTTAACGATGAGACCGCCGCAAATTGTTCTCGGCTGGATGACGCTGTATTACCAAATGGGCGGGAAAACCTTCATTGATTTGGCTTCAAAGAAAGCGAATTTCGACGAACAAATAGCGCTTAAAGCGTTAAATGCTTATAAAGAGATCTATGACAAATATGTACCTCCAAAAATTGCTCCACCGGCCGATTTTGACTTATTCAAGAGTGGGAAAATACCTTTCTACATCGACGGGGCATGGATGGTTTCCTCCAGCGCGCAGGCACTCGGTCCTGACTTCGGCGTCGCGCAATTCCCGCAGCTGTTTGAACAGGACGCGCATGTGGTGACCAACCATGGTTTCATTCTTCCTGTTAAGAAAAATAGAACGGATGCCCAGACGAAAGCGGTTCTTGAGTTTATCAAATGGTGGGCGGATAACAACTGGAAATGGAGTCAAGCCGGTCACTTGCCAGGATACGAGCCAACAAGAGACACTGAAGGCTTCAAGAAGCTCGAGTATCAAAAATTTTATCAAGACACAACGAAAGGGGCAGTGCCGATTCCTGTCATTCCGAATGCCAACCTGCATCAAGCTCCTGAGGTAACAGGCCCGATTCAAAAAGCGATGCTGGGTGACTTGAGTACACAAGAAGCAATCCAACAGGTGAAGAAGAATCTGGACGAACTTCTGCCCAAATTAGCCAATTAA